In the Nitrospirota bacterium genome, one interval contains:
- a CDS encoding DUF503 domain-containing protein → MFIGVCTFELHVPDSGSLKTKRQSLRSLKDRIRNRFNVSVAEVGDNDLWQKASLAVAAVSNDRSHLNQTMDHVMNLVRAVPELSLLDYHIEIF, encoded by the coding sequence ATGTTTATCGGTGTTTGTACTTTTGAACTGCATGTGCCCGACAGCGGCTCGCTCAAGACGAAGAGACAGTCGCTTCGCAGCCTGAAGGACAGGATCCGGAACAGGTTCAATGTCTCCGTTGCGGAAGTCGGAGACAACGACTTGTGGCAGAAAGCGTCCCTCGCAGTCGCGGCCGTGAGTAACGATAGATCCCACCTCAATCAGACGATGGACCATGTCATGAACCTGGTCCGCGCCGTTCCCGAACTGAGCCTCCTGGACTATCATATAGAGATTTTTTAA
- the rbfA gene encoding 30S ribosome-binding factor RbfA, producing the protein MSKPSFKRADRVGDQVKHEIADILMRKIKDPRIGFVTVTDVDVADDLRNATVYVSIYGSDAEKQESLKGLRSAAAFIRSELGRRMRMRYVPELSIRFDATVERGAHIMELLRQIEEKEKKDHGDE; encoded by the coding sequence ATGTCAAAACCGTCATTTAAAAGAGCCGACCGGGTGGGCGATCAGGTCAAGCATGAGATCGCCGACATCCTGATGCGCAAGATCAAGGACCCGAGGATCGGTTTCGTCACCGTTACGGACGTTGACGTTGCCGACGACCTCAGGAACGCGACGGTCTACGTGAGCATTTACGGCAGCGATGCCGAAAAACAGGAATCACTCAAGGGATTGCGGAGCGCGGCAGCGTTCATCCGGTCGGAGTTGGGCAGGCGGATGAGGATGCGGTACGTGCCCGAGCTGTCGATCCGCTTCGACGCCACGGTGGAGCGCGGTGCGCATATCATGGAGCTCCTGCGCCAGATCGAGGAAAAAGAAAAGAAAGACCACGGGGATGAGTAG
- a CDS encoding bifunctional oligoribonuclease/PAP phosphatase NrnA: MSDIAAALRRANSILLSVHKSPDGDALGSQLALKLALEKLGKSVTAQNIDPVPEIYRFLPASETILTGGRIEGRYDAIVVLDCDPPRTGLFDSGCPADVLINIDHHVTNPDEWMLSLIDPHAAATGEMVHAVIVELGVPIDRDMALCLYTSIFTDTGSFRYTNTSAKSMRIAADMIEAGADPWLVTENVYESFAYRRLKLLGTVLAGMERSEDGRIAWVVVTEELFRSNGATAEDTENFVNFVRSTKGVEVAVLFRQTAEAQYKISLRSKGRIDLSTLARALGGGGHANAAGAVLDGTLGEVRKTVIDEVAAAISAQLGSGNAVEHGRHS; this comes from the coding sequence GTGTCCGACATCGCAGCTGCGCTGCGACGCGCAAACAGCATACTCCTGTCGGTGCACAAGAGCCCCGATGGGGACGCGCTCGGTTCGCAGCTCGCGCTGAAACTCGCCCTCGAGAAGCTGGGAAAGTCGGTGACTGCCCAGAACATAGACCCCGTACCCGAGATCTACCGCTTCCTGCCGGCTTCGGAGACGATTCTGACGGGAGGCCGCATCGAGGGCAGGTACGATGCCATCGTAGTGCTTGATTGCGATCCGCCCCGCACGGGACTGTTCGACAGCGGGTGCCCGGCGGATGTGCTTATCAACATCGATCACCATGTTACGAATCCGGATGAGTGGATGCTGAGCCTGATCGATCCCCACGCTGCAGCCACGGGAGAAATGGTCCATGCGGTCATTGTGGAGCTCGGCGTTCCGATCGATCGCGACATGGCCCTCTGCCTGTATACGTCTATCTTCACGGATACCGGGTCATTCCGGTATACGAATACGAGCGCCAAGAGCATGCGCATCGCCGCGGACATGATTGAAGCGGGTGCCGATCCGTGGCTGGTGACCGAGAATGTGTACGAGTCCTTCGCCTACCGCAGACTGAAGCTGCTCGGCACGGTCCTTGCCGGCATGGAGCGAAGCGAGGACGGCCGTATCGCCTGGGTTGTGGTCACCGAGGAGCTGTTCCGCTCGAACGGTGCGACGGCGGAAGACACGGAGAATTTCGTGAATTTCGTCCGTTCCACGAAGGGAGTGGAGGTAGCGGTCCTGTTCCGCCAGACTGCTGAGGCGCAATACAAGATAAGCCTGCGATCAAAAGGCCGCATTGACCTCTCGACGCTTGCCCGTGCGCTCGGCGGGGGGGGGCATGCGAACGCCGCCGGGGCCGTTTTGGACGGCACCCTTGGCGAGGTCCGGAAAACGGTCATCGATGAAGTTGCCGCCGCCATCAGTGCGCAGCTCGGCAGCGGGAACGCGGTTGAACATGGAAGGCATTCTTAA
- the truB gene encoding tRNA pseudouridine(55) synthase TruB translates to MEGILNVHKPSGITSHDVVQRVRRMLGERRVGHTGTLDPAATGVLVLCIGKATRIAQYLEAGEKEYQAVMRLGVTTDTFDADGRVVETRGYAPPDRSSLLQALKGFVGSALQTPPAYSAVKVGGVPSYKLARQGKALPLTPRQVTIRGIELVAYNDPLLTVTVTCSKGVYIRTLCSDLGKQLGMGAHLLKLVRTRSGGFLISDALTLDQLDGLCREGGAEAVIIPMERALSDVPALTVSDDDADRITHGNGISRPVAFSGEGVLVRVHDQPGRFLALARVRGGEIRPETVFA, encoded by the coding sequence ATGGAAGGCATTCTTAACGTCCATAAACCGTCAGGCATCACCTCGCACGACGTGGTTCAGCGCGTGCGACGGATGCTCGGGGAGCGCCGCGTGGGCCACACGGGAACACTGGATCCTGCAGCAACGGGCGTTCTGGTGCTTTGCATCGGCAAGGCGACCCGGATCGCGCAGTACCTCGAGGCGGGCGAGAAGGAGTATCAGGCGGTCATGCGCCTGGGGGTGACGACGGATACCTTTGATGCGGACGGCCGCGTAGTCGAAACGCGAGGGTATGCGCCGCCGGATCGTTCGAGCCTGCTGCAGGCGCTGAAGGGTTTTGTCGGATCGGCCCTGCAGACGCCGCCGGCGTATTCCGCGGTAAAGGTGGGAGGAGTCCCGTCGTACAAGCTGGCGCGACAGGGGAAAGCACTGCCGCTCACTCCGCGGCAGGTGACCATTCGGGGCATCGAGCTTGTGGCCTACAACGATCCGCTCCTGACCGTCACGGTCACCTGTTCGAAGGGCGTCTATATCAGGACGCTCTGCTCGGACCTCGGCAAACAGCTGGGCATGGGAGCGCACCTGCTGAAGCTCGTCAGGACACGGTCAGGCGGTTTTCTGATCTCCGACGCGCTCACTCTTGACCAGCTTGACGGACTCTGCCGTGAGGGCGGGGCTGAGGCCGTGATTATTCCCATGGAAAGGGCGCTTTCGGATGTTCCGGCCCTCACGGTGAGCGATGATGATGCGGACAGGATCACGCACGGGAATGGGATTTCCCGGCCTGTAGCCTTCTCCGGGGAAGGCGTTCTGGTTCGCGTCCACGATCAGCCAGGCAGATTTCTGGCCCTGGCGAGGGTGCGGGGCGGAGAGATAAGGCCGGAGACCGTTTTTGCCTGA
- the rpsO gene encoding 30S ribosomal protein S15, producing the protein MDKEQKTSLINTYRRHGSDTGSPEVQIALLSGRISHLTEHLQAHKQDHHSRRGLLKMVGQRRRHLDYLKKNDLERYRQVIDQLGIRK; encoded by the coding sequence ATGGATAAAGAACAGAAAACCAGTCTGATCAATACGTATCGCAGGCACGGCTCGGATACCGGTTCTCCGGAAGTGCAAATTGCGCTTCTGAGCGGCAGGATCAGCCATCTGACGGAGCACCTGCAGGCGCACAAGCAGGACCACCATTCACGGAGAGGTCTCCTGAAGATGGTCGGTCAGCGTCGGCGCCATCTGGATTATCTCAAAAAGAACGACCTGGAGCGGTACCGTCAGGTGATCGACCAGCTCGGCATACGCAAATAG
- the pnp gene encoding polyribonucleotide nucleotidyltransferase, with protein MVTTVETEIGGRRLVLETGLMAKQAGGAVVARYGDTVVLSTAVASKVERENVDFLPLTVDYQEKAYAAGRIPGGFFKREGRQTEKEILSSRLIDRPIRPLFPDGYYFDTQIIASVLSIGDESSTDLMGMIASSAALAVSDIPFKGPIGSVRVGFIDGKFVINPGLKELEASNLNLVVAGTADAIMMVEGGAKELTEDQMLEALETAHREIKKIVALQNELVAKIGKPKRTVKVVAIDKELAKEVVALAMDRLLTAIVIPNKLERQKTLDVLLDEIKQKLKKEDDPTRSRQISAIFVDLEKDEVRKIILEKNIRADGRMPDEIRPITSVVGLLPRTHGSALFTRGETQALVVATLGTSEDEQRIDSLEGEYFKTFMLHYNFPPFSVGETKPLRGPGRREVGHGALAERALKAMVPTKLEFPYTIRIVSDILESNGSSSMATVCGGTLALMDAGVPIKAPVAGIAMGLIKEADKVVVLSDILGLEDHLGDMDFKVTGTSQGITALQMDMKIEGITIDVMRSALQQAREGRLHILGKMLDTLPAPRKNLNPFAPRIITMQINPDKIKDVIGSGGKVIRSIVEQTGAKIDIEDSGVINIASSDEAAANKVKEIIRGIVQEAEVGKLYMGKVRKIMDFGAFVEIFPGTDGLLHISQISEKRLEKVTDELKEGDEVLVKVLEIDRQGKIRLSRKEAMREKAKTH; from the coding sequence ATGGTAACAACAGTAGAAACAGAAATAGGCGGCAGGCGGCTCGTTTTGGAAACGGGCCTGATGGCCAAGCAGGCGGGAGGCGCCGTCGTTGCTCGATATGGCGACACGGTCGTCCTGTCGACAGCGGTCGCGTCGAAGGTAGAGCGGGAGAATGTCGATTTCCTCCCGCTGACCGTCGACTATCAGGAGAAGGCATATGCCGCGGGAAGGATCCCCGGCGGATTCTTCAAACGCGAGGGGAGGCAGACCGAAAAAGAGATCCTGTCCTCGAGGCTCATCGACCGCCCGATCAGGCCGCTGTTCCCCGACGGGTATTATTTCGACACGCAGATCATCGCGTCGGTTCTGTCCATCGGTGATGAAAGCTCGACGGATCTTATGGGCATGATAGCCTCTTCGGCCGCTCTCGCCGTTTCCGACATTCCCTTCAAGGGTCCCATCGGCTCCGTGCGGGTCGGGTTTATTGACGGGAAGTTCGTCATCAACCCCGGCCTCAAGGAACTGGAGGCTTCGAACCTCAACCTCGTGGTTGCGGGCACGGCCGACGCCATCATGATGGTCGAAGGCGGTGCGAAGGAGCTTACTGAAGACCAGATGCTCGAGGCCCTGGAGACCGCACACCGCGAGATAAAAAAGATCGTAGCACTCCAGAATGAACTTGTTGCGAAGATCGGGAAACCGAAGCGGACCGTCAAGGTCGTGGCGATCGACAAGGAGCTTGCCAAGGAGGTCGTTGCGCTTGCGATGGATCGTTTGCTGACCGCCATCGTCATTCCGAACAAGCTGGAGCGTCAGAAGACCCTCGATGTCCTGCTCGACGAGATCAAGCAGAAACTGAAGAAGGAAGACGACCCCACGAGGAGCCGCCAGATATCGGCGATCTTCGTCGATCTGGAAAAGGATGAGGTCAGGAAGATCATCCTCGAAAAGAACATCCGGGCCGACGGCAGGATGCCGGATGAGATCAGACCGATCACCTCGGTGGTCGGGCTGCTTCCGCGGACCCACGGTTCGGCACTCTTTACCCGCGGAGAGACCCAGGCTCTCGTGGTCGCGACGCTCGGAACGTCCGAGGACGAACAGCGGATCGACTCGCTCGAGGGTGAATACTTCAAGACCTTCATGCTCCATTACAATTTCCCGCCCTTCAGCGTCGGCGAGACAAAACCGCTCCGCGGGCCGGGCAGGCGGGAGGTCGGCCACGGTGCGCTTGCGGAACGGGCGCTCAAAGCGATGGTCCCGACCAAGCTGGAGTTCCCCTATACGATCAGGATCGTGTCCGACATCCTCGAGTCCAACGGGTCTTCGTCGATGGCCACGGTTTGCGGCGGGACTCTGGCACTGATGGACGCCGGCGTGCCGATCAAGGCTCCGGTTGCCGGAATCGCGATGGGCCTGATCAAGGAGGCCGACAAGGTCGTCGTGCTCTCCGACATTCTGGGCCTCGAGGATCATCTCGGCGACATGGACTTCAAGGTAACCGGTACGAGCCAGGGGATCACCGCGCTCCAGATGGACATGAAGATCGAAGGCATCACCATCGACGTGATGCGCAGCGCGCTGCAGCAGGCAAGAGAGGGAAGGCTTCATATCCTCGGCAAGATGCTCGATACGCTTCCCGCTCCCCGCAAGAACCTGAACCCCTTTGCACCGAGAATCATCACGATGCAGATCAATCCCGACAAGATCAAGGATGTGATCGGGAGCGGGGGCAAGGTCATTCGCAGCATCGTGGAGCAGACGGGAGCCAAGATCGACATCGAGGACAGCGGCGTGATCAATATCGCGTCTTCGGACGAGGCCGCCGCAAACAAGGTAAAAGAGATCATCCGCGGCATTGTACAGGAAGCAGAGGTCGGGAAGCTGTATATGGGCAAGGTACGGAAGATCATGGACTTCGGAGCATTCGTCGAAATATTCCCGGGCACTGACGGTCTCCTTCACATATCTCAGATATCGGAAAAGAGGCTTGAAAAGGTGACCGACGAGCTGAAGGAAGGCGATGAAGTGCTCGTGAAGGTGCTCGAGATCGACCGGCAAGGGAAGATCCGGCTCTCACGGAAAGAAGCGATGCGGGAGAAGGCCAAAACGCACTAA
- a CDS encoding NAD(P)-binding protein: MPKYDLVVVGAGLGGLAAAALAARMNRSVIVLEPGDTAGGALAPYRNNGFLFSPGPILSFGFERGGIFQRLNERLGIVQSSSLRSPCYQVALPDRRITVFSGQTDTLRELDREFPREKDRIRKFYETLSKQSVQNSKSRFSSFISRNRRAARLILGYGFSREFCAFLDIQSRSFFGVPAGSLSVGSLITLFDSSPLLVPGGFQNMIDQMVNVILKNGGEIKYQVPTGDIGISSRSVTTPLGVIDARAVLLNMEQQQAGQALFMGIREEVLPVGMVEEVLFIPVYEHPERFIRISVSSGDDETAAPRGMRTLTATFQDRDGAGSVAERIQQVSDLIPFLTEFTVFTGEYPHERRTTPLPGTLSLKSVRTKDQSGILNRTLIKGVFVLFDGRGAPAQSVAAAQLFMKYIE; the protein is encoded by the coding sequence GTGCCGAAATATGATCTAGTCGTGGTCGGCGCCGGGCTGGGTGGACTTGCAGCAGCGGCGCTCGCCGCACGCATGAACAGAAGCGTGATCGTGCTCGAGCCCGGTGACACGGCCGGCGGCGCCCTGGCGCCGTACCGGAACAACGGCTTTCTGTTTTCACCCGGCCCCATCCTTTCCTTCGGGTTCGAACGGGGAGGCATATTTCAGCGGCTCAATGAGCGCCTGGGGATCGTCCAGAGTTCCTCGCTCCGGTCTCCCTGCTACCAGGTTGCCCTTCCTGACCGGCGCATCACCGTTTTTTCGGGGCAGACCGACACCCTTCGTGAGCTTGACCGCGAGTTCCCGCGCGAGAAAGACAGGATACGAAAATTTTACGAGACGCTGAGCAAACAGTCCGTACAGAATTCCAAAAGCCGGTTTTCATCCTTCATTTCCAGGAACAGGCGGGCCGCCCGGCTCATTCTGGGTTACGGGTTCAGCCGTGAATTCTGCGCATTCCTGGACATCCAATCCCGTTCCTTTTTCGGTGTGCCAGCCGGAAGCCTTTCCGTGGGCTCCCTGATCACCCTGTTTGACTCATCCCCCCTCTTGGTCCCGGGCGGATTCCAGAACATGATCGATCAGATGGTCAACGTGATACTCAAGAACGGCGGCGAGATAAAATACCAGGTGCCGACCGGCGATATCGGGATCAGCTCCCGATCGGTCACGACACCGCTGGGAGTGATCGATGCCAGAGCCGTTCTGCTGAATATGGAGCAGCAGCAGGCAGGACAGGCGCTGTTCATGGGTATCCGGGAAGAAGTTCTTCCCGTGGGGATGGTCGAGGAAGTGCTTTTCATCCCTGTCTATGAGCATCCTGAGCGCTTCATCCGTATTTCAGTGAGCTCCGGGGATGATGAAACCGCGGCGCCCCGTGGGATGCGGACGCTGACGGCTACGTTCCAGGACCGGGACGGAGCGGGGTCTGTCGCCGAGCGGATACAGCAGGTCAGTGATCTGATCCCCTTTCTAACGGAATTCACTGTGTTCACCGGCGAGTACCCACATGAGCGGAGAACCACACCCTTGCCCGGAACCCTGTCATTGAAATCGGTCCGTACCAAAGATCAATCAGGAATTCTGAACCGTACCCTGATCAAGGGGGTATTCGTTCTTTTCGACGGCCGCGGGGCACCCGCACAGTCCGTAGCAGCAGCGCAACTGTTCATGAAATATATCGAGTGA